The Hymenobacter oligotrophus genome segment TTGCTGAGAAACACCGAGGCAATCAGCAGCATGCACACCCACGCCAGCGCCCCGAGCTTGCCCTGCGTTTCGATAACCTCGCGGAAGTGGTATTTGAACGTATCGGTGACAAACGACAGCGAGAGGCTGAACGCCGGCGGCGCGCTCGGCACTTCGGCCAGCATCTTGCCCGTGGTATCGAACAAGATGTTGAGCAGCGGAATGAGCATGCCGAAATTGGCTATGCCAAAAAAGATGCCCAGCACCGTGAAGAGGATGTACTGGGGCAGAAAATCGGCGTAGGGCCGGGCAAAACGCAGAATGCGGAGGTAAGTCTTCATCGGAATTGCAAAGGTAACCCCTGCCAGGGAGCTATTTTCGGCAGTCGGCAAAAGCCTGCGTTTGCTTTGCCTCCTTACCAAAAACGGCGCCCCAACGACCTAGGCCATTGGGGCGCCGTGCGCTTGTGGGCGTGGCCCGGGCAAAGAGCCGCCGCCAGGGTTAAAACTCGAGCAGGCGCTGCGCCGCATTCCAGCGCAGCGACACCGACGGAATGATGGTGTTGCCGAACAAGTTGCTGTTGCGCGCAATTAGCTTGGCATCGAACCAGAGGTTGTGGCGGGCTTGCCAGGTGGCCGTGAGGTCGGCGTGCAGCAGGTTGTGGCGCTGGCCATCGGCAGTGCGGTAGCCGTAGTCGAGGAGGTTGCCGGCGGCGTCGCGCGGGCGGGTGTTGTACGAGCGCAGCACGTTGGAGCCCAGGTTGGTGCCCTCGGCGCGGTCGTCGAAATCGATGCCCTGCTGCACGTAAAAGGCCTTGCCCACCAGCGTGAGGCGGGGCAGCGGTTGGTAGGTGAGCACGCCCAATACCTCGCGCAGGTTGGCGCCCATGGGGTGCGCTAGCGGCTGGCTGTAATGCTGGTAGGCGCGGTACAAATCGGCGTGCTGGTAGGTGTAAGGCCGGATGTAGTTGAACTCGACCTGCAAATCCAGGTTGCGCAGGCCCAGCACATCGATGTACTTGCCGCCCAGTTGCACCGATTGCTTGTTGCCCCACCAGCCGTTGCCGGCCCGCACCTGGCTTACAATCAGCTCATCGAGCACGACTTGCCCGTAGAGCTGGCCGCGCCGCAGGATGTTCCACTTGAAATCGAGACCCAGGATGGCGTTGTCGTTCGAGCCCACCTGCTGCTCGATGGTGCGGTAGAAGATAAGCGGGTTGAGGTACTGCAGCTCGAAGCGGCCCTTACTGCGCCCAAACATCACCGACTCGAACACGCCCACGTTCAGCGACGGCGTGATGTCGAGGCTGAGGTGGTGAAACGCCATGTACTTCTTCTGGAAAATGGTGTCGCGGTTGGCGCGCTCGGCCGTCAGCTCCGCGAAGATGTTCTGGTAGTTGAACTTCCAGATGCGCGTGTTCAGCTTCAGGAAGAAGTACGGCGCCGAGAAGTCGCTCATAATCAGCGAGCGGTAGCCATTGCCCACAAAGTTTCGGTCGTGGCCGAGCTGCACGTTGATGTGCTTGGTGGCCGCGTAGGTAACGTAGCCGCGCGCCGTCAGAAAGTCGTATTGGCCGCGCTTGTCCTTGAACAGCTTCCAGTACCCCTCGTGCGGCACGGCGTTGTCGCGCTCCACGCGCTGCTGCACGTACAGCGGCACCGAGGTTTGGTTATCGACGAAGTACGTGAAGAAGCCCAGGCGCTGATCGATGGTGCCCTCGAGCACGGCGCCGCGCGTGTTCACGAAGCGCAGCCCGTCGGAGTCGGTATCAGAGCCCACCTGAAAGTGCAGCACTGGGTTCACGCGCAGGGTAAAATCGGGCGTGCGCACCTGGTACAAATCGGCCTGTTCATCGCGCAGGTAGCGGCCAAACGACTTGAACACCGAGCCCCCGGCGGCCTCGCCCGCGCCGGCACCTAGGGCGTTGTCGCGCAGCAGGTAGCGGGTGTTAAAGGCATCGGCCCGCGAAAATCCGCCCTCGGTTTGCTGGCCCTGCTGCATGCGCAAGCCCATGCGTGCTACGGCGGCGCGGTTGTAGGGCCGGTTGGCGGTATGGATGTCGCCCACCGAATCGGGCCCGTACTTAATGGCGTAGCGGTCGATGAGGCGGTACACGTCTTGGTCGAGCGGCACGTACACGGGTGCCTGCAGCGGCAGCTTGGCGTTGGTAGCCTCGGTGCGCTCGGGGGCAGGCTGCTGCGTGGGCGCGGGCGTTGCGGTTGAGGGCGTTGGTGCCGGGACCGGGGTGGCGGGTACCTGCACGGTATCGGCGGGCTGGGGCTGAGCGGGCGCGGGCACCTGCTGCGCAAAGCTCGCCGTAGCTGGGGCCAAACCCAGTAAAATCCAGAGGAGGCGGTTGTTCATAGGAGAAAGTAAGCGGGCTGCATACGCAAACCGCTTCGGCGAAGCTACAACTCGGCCGCCGAAAAGCGCCCGGCTGCACCTAGGGCGGTACGCGCACGTTAGATTTGTGCGCCCCGCACTCCGTATACTGCCCCCATGACGACTGCCTTACCCGCCATTCTGCTGCTGCACGGCTTCGGCGAAAGCCGCGAAATCTGGACCGAGTTCACCCGCGAATTTCCCGACGACCAGTACCGCCTGCTCACGCCCAACCTGCTGGGCTTCGGTACCAACATCCACGACATCCGCGACTACTCGATGGAGGCGCAGGCCCGCTACCTGGCCGAGTACCTGCGCCAGCGCGGCTGCGAGCGGGTGTTGCTGGTGGGCCACAGCATGGGCGGCTACGCGGCCCTAGCCTTCGCCGAGCGCTACCCCAACATGGTGGCCGGCCTGAGCCTGTTCCACTCCACGGCCTTGCCCGATTCGGACGAGAAAAAGGCCAACCGCGACAAAAACATCGACTTTGTGCAGCGCCACGGCGTCGATAAGTTCATGGAGTCGTTTATCCGGCCCTTGTTTGCGCCGGCCAACCGCGAGCGGTTGGTGCAGGAGCGCGAGTTTCTGGAAGAAATCGGCAAGGCCACGCCCAAGGAAACCGTTATCGGTGCCCTGCGGGGTATGAAAGACCGCCCCGACCGCACCCACGTGCTGCGCGACGCCCGCTACCCGGTGCAGTTCATTGTGGGCAAAGAAGACGTGGCCGTAACCGTGGAAAGCGTGCTGCCGCAGCTGGCCCTGCCCGCCGAAAGCTACTCCTTGCTGCTCTCCGACGTGGGCCACCTAGGGTACTTCGAGCGCCCCGACGAAACCCGCCGCGCCGTGCTCGATTTTGCCGGCCGGGTGTTCGGCAACGACTAATGACGATGCTGCTCAACACCCAAACCTGGGAGTTTTGGCGCATGGCCTTGGGGCTTGTGTTGCTGGCCGTGGCGGGGCCGATGCTGCTGGGCGGGCTAGCCTATTGGCTGCTGAAACGCCAGTACCCGCTGTACCGGGCCAACCCCTGGCCCAGCCTGTTGGGTGCGGTGGTGCTCAATGCAATTGGGCCGAAGTTTTTGCCAATGGCTACCAGCAGCTTTTTTATGATTTTGGGGATGATAGCCTTGCCGCTCGCTGGAGGGGCCCTGGGTTACTTCTGGGTGCGCCGGCCCGTCTGATGTAAGGCACCGCAGGAATTTCTAGTACTCCGTATCGGGCGGCTCCGGCCTTGGTGCATGCCAAAGCCGGAGCCGCCCGATACGGAGTACCGCTACCTTAGGAAGTGCGCAATCTCGTGGCTTTTGTTGGTGTTGTAGCCGCCCGGGCAATTACTTTATGGTAAAAGTGAAAGGCAGTACTACAAAGCTGCGTACGGGCAGATCCCGCTCCAACGCCGGGTGCATGGGTTTCATCAGCGCCGTTACACGCAGGGCCTCGGCATCCAGCTCCGGTGAAACCGACTGGATAACGGTGGCATTGCTGAGTTGGCCGGCCTCGTCTACCTCTACCAGTACCTTCACTTCGCCCTGCGTTTGGCGACGCAACGCCCCAGTGGGGTAACGCATGTTTTTCGCCATAAACCCAAACTGTTCTTCCTTGCCGCCCACAGGCACTGCCGGCTCGCTCGGAAACAAGTGCACGTAGGGCAGCAACTCCGCGCTGCCCGTTGTGCCATTCAGCACCACTGGCACCACAACCGACCCTGCTGCGGGTTTGCCCTTTTGCTGCGCCGGCTGCCATGCATGGGTCGGCTTAAACGCGGCCCCCGCTGCGTCGAGTAGCTCTTGCAACTCGCGCTTGGTTTGGCCATTGGTAGCAAGCTGAGCCTTGGCTCCGAAGCCAGATAGCGGCCTGGCCGCAATTAGCTGGCCGTGCTCGTTCACGTCCGCTTGCACAAACACCAGCATCGAGGCTTTCTGCCGACGGGCTGCTTCCGGATAATTTAGGTTGCTTTTCAGATGAGCCTCCAACGCAGCTTGCCCGCCCACGGGCTTGGGCGGATACACCTCGGGAGCTGTGCGCGGACCGGCTGGCGGCAGCGGCGGGAGCCGGAACGTAATGGGCAGATTATAAGAGACCGGCACCGCCCGGCCCACTTGCCGGCCCGGCTCCCAAGCCGGCATTAGTTTGATTACCCGAACTGCCTCGTCGTTGAGCAATGGGTGCGGACCTTTCACAACGGTCACGTTTTCCAGAGTGCCGGTTTCGCTCACCACGAAGTTGACAAACACTTTGCCCTCGATGCGCTGCCTGAGAGCTTCCTCCGGGTATCTGAGGTTCTGACCCAGATACTCCCACATGGCGTCCATACCTCCCCGAAAATAGGGCTGTTGCTCCACAACGGTGTACACCGCGTTGCGCGTCGTTGTCCCCGATGCGCCGGAGTTAACTGATTGACCTAGGGCGGCAAAAGTCACGAACAACCCAGCACCGCAGAATAGAGAACGTAATAACATAGCCACAAAAAAAGCCCGGATACGCCAGCATTTGGGCATATCCGGGCTCAAATTTTCACTCGAGCTTACTTAATCAGCCCTTGCCGGAGCATGTACTCGGCAATTTGCACGGCGTTGGTAGCGGCGCCTTTGCGCAGGTTGTCGGCTACCACCCACATGTTCAGCGTGTTCGGCTGCGATTCGTCGCGGCGCAGGCGGCCTACCAGCACGGCGTCTTTGCCGTGGGCATCTTTGGGCATGGGGTAGCGGTTGTTGACCGGGTCGTCAACCACCTCTACGCCTTCGGTGGCTTCGAGCAGGCGGCGCACTTCGCCTAGGTCGAAGTCGCGGGCAAACTCCACGTTCACCGACTCGGAGTGGCCGCCGATTACCGGAATGCGCACCGTGGTGGCCGTAACGCGAATCGTGTCGTCACCCATAATCTTCTTGGTCTCCTTCACCATTTTCATCTCCTCTTTGGTGTAGCCGTTGTCCTCGAACACGTCAATGTGCGGCAGCACGTTCAGGTCGATGGGGTGGGGGTAAGCCTTGGAGGTTACCTCGCCGCCGGCGCGCTCCTGCATCAGCTGATCCACGGCTTTTTTGCCAGTGCCGGTTACGCTTTGATAGGTGCTCACCACCACGCGCTCCACTTTGTAGGCCTCGTGCAGCTTGCTCAGGGCCAATACCATCTGAATAGTGGAGCAGTTGGGGTTGGCAATAATCTTGTCCTCCGGCGTGAGCACGTGAGCGTTTACCTCGGGCACCACTAGTTTCTTGGTGGGGTCCATACGCCAGGCCGAGGAGTTGTCGATTACCACGGTGCCTACTTCAGCAAAGCGCGGCGCCAACTCTTTCGACACCGAGCCACCGGCCGAGAAAATGGCCACGGCCGGGCGGGCGGCAATGGCATCGTCCATGCTTACCACCGCAAACGGCTGGCCTTTGAAATGAATGGTTTGGCCCACCGATTTCTCGGAAGCCACGGGCAGCAACTCGGTTACCGGAAAATTGCGCTCTTCGAGCACTTTAAGCATCTGGCCACCCACAAGGCCGGTGGCGCCTACTACGGCTACTTTCATATTCAGTATCAGCGGAAAGCTGCTTTGGGCAAAGCAGAACGCAAAAGTCGTTAAAAGCGAAGTATTTTTGGAGAATATCTATTGCTATCCTCGATGCTGCTACGCCTACTTTACTTGTTAGGGCTGGTGCTACTGACGTTGCCAGCTACCGCACAATTATCCGAGAGTTTTGCCGACGGCGACTTCAGTCAAAATCCTGCTTGGGCGGGCGACGCAGCCGCTTTTCAGGTAAACACGCAGCAACAGCTGCAAAGCAACGGGCCAGCGGTTACGGGTTCCCAAATTCAGCTGGCCGCGCCGCAGCAAGCGGCAACCGGCACCACCTGGGAGTTTTGGGCCAATTTGCGGCTGGCTACCTCGGGCGGCAACCTGGCCGATGTGTGGCTGATTTCGGAGCAAGCCGACCTGAAAGCTGCCAACAACCGCGGTTACTTCGTGCGCCTAGGTGGCACCCCCGACGAGGTAGCCCTGTTCCGGAAGGACGCCGGCGCCAGCCCGGTGTATCTTATTAATGGCCAGGACGGTACTCTTAGCTCAGCCACCAACAACCTGGTGCGCGTGCGCGTTACGCGCAGCCCCGGCAACGTCTGGACGCTGGAGCGCGACCTGACCGGCGGCCGCGCCTTTACCGGCGAGGGTACCGCCACCGATGCCACCTACCAACGCAGCCAGTACCTAGGCGTGCTGCTCACGTACTCGGCTGCCAACAACCGCAACTTTTACTTTGACGATTTCCGGGTTACCGATGCCACGCCGCCGCAAGTGGTAAGCGCCGCGGCCGTGTCGGCCACGCAGGTTGATGTGCAGTTCACGGAGCCGCTGGCAGCGCCGTTAGCCGCCGGCTCGTTCCGGCTGGGCGGCGGCCCGGTGGCTACCGCAGCGCAGCCCGATGCAGCCGATGCCAGCCTAGTGCACCTCAGCTTCGGCAGCAACTTGCCCCTGGGTCAGAACACCCTGGAGGTGCGCAACGTGGCCGATGCGTTCGGCAATGTGGCGGCGGGGCCGCTTACCGCTGCGTTTCGGTTTAACGGGACGCTGGCAGCACCGGGCGTTAATCAGCTGCTCATCACCGAAATTATGGCCGACGAAACCCCACAGGTGGGGCTGCCGGCCTCGGAATACCTTGAACTACACAACCCTTCGGCTACCAACCAGCTCGACCTAGGGGGCGTACGTCTGCTGAAGCCCGGCAGCAGCTCGGCGGCGGTATTCCCTGCAGGCGCTGTGTTGTTGCCGGGCGAGTACGCCGTGGTGTGCGCCAGCACCCGTACGGCGCAGTTTACCGGTTACGGCAAAGTGTTCGGCCTCGCCAACTTTCCGAGCCTTACCAATACCGGCGACCAACTGCTGCTGCGCGGCCGCGACGGACGTACGCTTTTTGAGGTGCGCTACGCCGACACCTGGTACCGCGACAACCGCAAGAAGGAGGGCGGCTGGGCCTTGGAGCTGATTGACCTAGGTAACCCTTGCGGCGGCGCCGAAAACTGGCAGGCCAGCCTCGACGCCAACGGCGGCACGCCCGGCCGCGCCAACTCCGTACAAGCCGCCAACCCCGACCGCACGCCGCCGCAACTGATAGCCGCGGTAGCCGTTACGGCCACGCGCCTGCGCCTCACCTTTGCCGAAAAGCTCGATAGCACCCTTGCCAGCAACTCCGCCTTGTACCGCTTGCAGCCCAGCGGCGCGGTGCAAAGCGTGGCTGCCGTGCCGTTCGATTTTCGCACTGTGGAGCTTATCCTAGGTGCCCCGCTTGCGCCCAACCAGCCGTACACCGTGCAGGTGCAGCGCGCTACCGATTGCGTGGGCAACGCCGCGGGGCCGCTTACCTCGGCCACCATTGCGCTGCCCGTACCTGCCGCGCCCGGCGATGTGGTCATCAACGAAGTGCTGTTCAACCCGCGCTCGGGCGGCTACGATTTTGTGGAGCTGCTCAACCGCTCCAATAACTACATCAGCCTGCAGGGTTGGCGCCTGGCCCGCGAACTGCCCGATGGCTCGCTCGATGCCCACAACATCAGTCCCGAGCCGCTGGTGCTGGCGCCCGGCCAACTGCTGGTGCTCAGCGAGCGGCCCGAAACCGTGCAGGCGCAGTACCCCAATAGCCACGAGGCCACGGCTTTTCTGCCGGCCACGAGCCTGCCCTCGTTGCCCGATGATGCCGGTGTAATTGTGGTGCTCGATGCGCAAAACCGCATCATCGATCGGCTGGCCTACGCCGAAACCATGCACCTGCCGCTGCTCGATTCGCGCGAGGGTGTTTCGTTGGAGCGCATTCGGCCTGCCGGGCCCAGCGCTGCCGCCAACTTTCATTCGGCAGCCAGCAGCACCGGCTACGCCACGCCCGGCCGCCGCAACTCGCAGTACCAAGCCGAGCCCGGCGGCGACAAGCAGTTTACGCTGGAGCCAGAGGTATTTACGCCCGACGACGACGGCCAGCAGGATTTCACCACCCTGAGCTACCGCCTCGATGCGCCCGGCTACGTGGCCAGCGTAACCGTGTACGATGCCCTAGGTAGGCTTACGCGGCGGTTGGTGCGCAACGAAACGCTGCCCACCTCGGGCTTCTTCCGGTGGGATGGCCTCACCGATGCCAACCGCAAAGCGGCTGTGGGCTACTACGTGCTGCACATCGAGCTTTTTCAGCCCGCCAATGGCATGCGGCGCGAGTACAAAAAAACGGTGGTGCTGGGGGCGCGGCTCTAGCGGCTAGGCCGGTACGCGGCACCTAGGGCTTGGGCAACCGCCGATAAAAGCCGCGTTGCGTCGAGCGCAGCCCGGTGGTTTCGGCTGCTGGCGCCTCAGGATGACAGTTACTATCCAGCGAGATGTCTCGACGGGGCTCGACATGACGTTCTGGGGCGCGACGTGACGCGACCTGGGCAAGCAGCAATTATTACGTCTTTCAGCTGTGCACTGCTGCCACGCCGACCGGCCAGAACACCTAGAAAAGCAAGCTGAGCAATATCCATTTGGTTGTCAGGGCGTAAGAATAGGCAGATTGCAAGGTCCCATCTTTAATTATATCCGACCAACCATGAAAATTCTGTCACCTTCCGCCCACGGCGTGCTCGACTACATAGTTTCCATGTTCTTCATCATGGCTCCGCTGCTGTTCGATTTGCAGCACCCGTACTCCACGGCGTTCTATACGTTGGGGGTTGGCTACCTGCTGGTTGCGCTGCTCACCGACTATCCGCTCGGCTGGATGCGCGTTATTCCGTTTCCGCTGCACGGGGCCATGGAGCTGGTGAGCGGTCTGGTGTTCATTGCGTTGCCGTTCATTTTCGGCTTCTCCGATACCGAACCGGCCGCCCGTAACTTGTTTATCGGCTCGGGCATTGCCTTTGTGCTTTCGTGGTTGGTTACCGACTGGAAAGCCGCGCACGGCCACAGCCGCACCGGTACCCTGCTCACCGACGCCGGCGAAATGCGCCACTAAGCAACCCTGCCTGCAAACCAAAGCGGCCGGACTACCCTAGGTGGTCCGGCCGCTTTTATGTATCGGCACCTAGGGCCTCGGGGCTAGCGCCGCACCGTAAAGCCCACAAAAAACTCGCGGTCCATTTCGCGGTTCAGGGCAAAGTGCCCGCCGAAATCGAATTGCAGGTTGTCGGTGAAGTTGATGATGGGCGCCACGTTGATGGAGCTGCGCCAGCCCGAGTGCTGCGCGTCCCACTTCGTCACGCCCTCGAGCAGCAGCGAGAGTTTGTCGTTCACTTCGTAGTCGACGGCCACCGAGGGCATCACGCGCAAAAAGTGCTCGGCGGCGTCGCGGTCGTAGTTAACGTCGGCAATCAGCTGGGTTTCAAGGTTCCACTTCTGGCCAATGTGCCAATCGACGGGCAGCACCACGCCGCCCTCTACGCCGCCGCTGCCGGCCGCGCCGCCGGTGGGCAGGCGCACAAAGCCTACCACCGCCACGGCCACCGGACCCTCTTGGTCGTCGCCGATAAAGTTGTGCTTCAAGCGCACCGAAAGGTCGCCAAAGCCGCGGTTGCTGCGCCACGTGGGCTCGTCGGCCATGCGCTCCTTTAGCACGGTGTAAAGCGGTGCTTCCAGCTGCACATCGGTGCGGCGCCACAGGCCCAGCTTGGCCGTTACGTAGGCCGCTTTCCATTGCCGTTCGCGCTTGTCGTCGTCGCGGCGGTTTATCAGGCGCAGTATGTCGGTTTCTACCTGCAGGTGGCCGGCATCCACGGTAAAGGGGCTTTCCGTTACGCCGGGGCGGTCGGGGCGCAGCTCGCGCAGTTGGTTGCGCGGCACGGGTTTAAACAAGTGAAATCGGGCCGAGTCGTACGGCGACGATGCGGGGCCGCTGGCTTGGGCGTGCGCCGAGGTGCACCAAGCCAAAGCGGCCAGCAGGCAAATAATGCGGTACATGGTTGAGGGAAGGAATGAAGGGGTTTTGCCCCCGCATACGCTTCTGCTTGCAAACCGGGTAACGCGCCGGTGCAGCTAGGGCGCAAATAGGGCGCAAGTCGGTATTTATAGTGCGTAGCGCATCCCCAGAAATACGCGGCGGCCCTGCACCGGGGCGTAGTTGTACTCGGTGTCGAAGGTGTAGCCGTTGGGGTTGTCCTGCTCCACGTACTTATCGAAGGGGTCGAAGGAGCGCAGCAGCACGTGGCGCGGCAAGAAGTTCAGCAGGTTCTTCACGCCGCCGTACACCTCCAGCCCTTTGCCAAGCCGCTTGGTGGCCTGCAGGTTTTGCAGCGAGTACCACGGCGAGCGGCTGGGGCGGTAGTCGTTGGGTTGCACGGGCAGCTGCATGGGGCCGTTTACCTGGCCGGTGTAGTCGATTGTAAGGCCCCAGCGCTCGGCCGTGTACGAGGCCGCGTAGGTGCCCGACAGCGCCGGGGTGTGCAGCTGCTTGATGTACTCGGTGGGCCCGTCGGGGGTGCGCTGCTCGCGGCGGTACACATCCAAGGCCGTGATGCCGGCCATAATTTTCACCTGCGTACCTAGGGCCAGGTCGGCGTTTAGGCTAGCCCCACGCGATACGGCAAACCCGCGCAGGTTGCGGTACACAATCTGGTTGGGGTCGGTATCGTAATCGGGCGTGATTTTGTTCGTGAAGTACGTCCAGAACAAGCTGCCGTCGAAGGTGAGCGAGCCGGTGGCCGTGCGCAACTGGTGCGTGTAGTTGAGGGTGGTGTTCCAGGAGCGTTCGGGCCGCAGCTGCTCCTCTACCACCACGGTGCGGGCCCCGGTAAGGGCGGCGTGGTCTTCGGTAAACAAATTCACCACCCGAAAGCCGTTGCCCACGCCCAGGCGCAGCACGCGGCTGCCGTCGTCGGTGCCCCACTTATAGTTAACCCGCGGCGACAAAATGGCGCCGTGCCGCGAGTTGTAATCGAGGCGCAGGCCCGCGAGCAGCGTAGCGTGTTCGGTGAGGCGCCATTCGTCTTGCGCAAACACGCCGGGCAGTTGCACCACGTCGGGCTGGTTGCGCACTAGGTTGTTGGTGGCTTGCTCGGTGGCGGGGGTGTTGTCGTCGTACCAAGTGTAGCGGTAGGCCGCGCCCAGCAGCAAGTTGTGCCGAATGCTGAGGGCCCGCGTCCACGTCAGCTGGCCAAACGCTACGTGCTGGGTGGCTTTGTAAAGCGTGGTGCCGTACACGGAGTTTTGGCGGTGGCGGTTGTAGGAGCCGCTCAGCATCATTTTTTGCCCCCGTACGGGCAGCTGGTATTGCCCCAGCAGCTCGTAGCGGTTGGTGTAAATGCTCTCGCCGTAAATGCTGTCGGTGCCCCGAAACTCGTTGCGCCACGGCAGCTGCCCGCCAAACCGGTCTTCGTAGTAGTAGCGGCCGGCCAGCGAGGCTACTTGGTTTTCGGGCCGCGCAAAGCTCCACTTGTTAAATACCGAGGCGCGCTTCTGCGTCGGAATGTCCGTGAACCCGTCGCGGTTCACGTCGCGGCGCTGGTCGAAGTGAAACACGTTGCCGGTGAGCAGCGAGGTAGCCTTGCCGGCGCGCAGGGTGGTGCCCAAATCGAGGTTGGTTTCGCCGTGCGAGGTGGCAAAGCCATCCACCGAAAGGCGCGAAGCCTTCTGCGGGTCTTTGGTAATTACGTTGATGAGGCCACCTAGGGCCTCGGAGCCGTAGAGCGTGGAGGCCGGGCCCTTCACCACCTCAATGCGCTCCACCATGCTGTTGGGGATGCCGCTCAGCCCGTACACCGTGCTCAAGGCCGACACAATGGGCATGCCATCGATAAGCACCATGGTGTACGCGCCTTCCAGCCCGTGAATGTGGATGTCGCCGGTGGCGCACACGCTGCAATTCAGCTGCGGGCGCACGCCGTTCACCAGCGTCAGGTTTTCGAACAAGCTAGGCGAAGGGTTTTTCTGGAAGAACTTGGGCGTGAATATCTCCACCGGTACCGGCGATTCGCTTTTCACCACCTCGCCCAGCGTGCCGCTGATTACCACATCCTGCAACTCGTTAGCCACGCCGGCCAGCAGCAGGTTGTGCTCGAGCGCGGCGCCTGGCGGCACGGTAATGGTGCGCTCGGCGGGTTTGTAGCCCACGGCCGAGGCCACTAGTTGGTAGGTGCCGGCTGGTACTTGCTTTAGGGTGTAGGTGCCGGTTTCGGAGGCGGTGGTGCCTAGGGTAGTGCCTTTGAGGGCCACGGTAGCAAAAGGCACCGGCTGCCCACCCGCGCGCACCTGGCCGCGCAGCGTGGCCGTTTGGGCCCACGTTGCACCCAGGGATGTGCTTAGGAGTACCAGAATAAGTAACAGCTGTTTCATAGCGTATTTAGGAGCGACGGCGTTTGTT includes the following:
- a CDS encoding alpha/beta fold hydrolase, which produces MTTALPAILLLHGFGESREIWTEFTREFPDDQYRLLTPNLLGFGTNIHDIRDYSMEAQARYLAEYLRQRGCERVLLVGHSMGGYAALAFAERYPNMVAGLSLFHSTALPDSDEKKANRDKNIDFVQRHGVDKFMESFIRPLFAPANRERLVQEREFLEEIGKATPKETVIGALRGMKDRPDRTHVLRDARYPVQFIVGKEDVAVTVESVLPQLALPAESYSLLLSDVGHLGYFERPDETRRAVLDFAGRVFGND
- a CDS encoding TonB family protein, whose product is MLLRSLFCGAGLFVTFAALGQSVNSGASGTTTRNAVYTVVEQQPYFRGGMDAMWEYLGQNLRYPEEALRQRIEGKVFVNFVVSETGTLENVTVVKGPHPLLNDEAVRVIKLMPAWEPGRQVGRAVPVSYNLPITFRLPPLPPAGPRTAPEVYPPKPVGGQAALEAHLKSNLNYPEAARRQKASMLVFVQADVNEHGQLIAARPLSGFGAKAQLATNGQTKRELQELLDAAGAAFKPTHAWQPAQQKGKPAAGSVVVPVVLNGTTGSAELLPYVHLFPSEPAVPVGGKEEQFGFMAKNMRYPTGALRRQTQGEVKVLVEVDEAGQLSNATVIQSVSPELDAEALRVTALMKPMHPALERDLPVRSFVVLPFTFTIK
- a CDS encoding aspartate-semialdehyde dehydrogenase; translation: MKVAVVGATGLVGGQMLKVLEERNFPVTELLPVASEKSVGQTIHFKGQPFAVVSMDDAIAARPAVAIFSAGGSVSKELAPRFAEVGTVVIDNSSAWRMDPTKKLVVPEVNAHVLTPEDKIIANPNCSTIQMVLALSKLHEAYKVERVVVSTYQSVTGTGKKAVDQLMQERAGGEVTSKAYPHPIDLNVLPHIDVFEDNGYTKEEMKMVKETKKIMGDDTIRVTATTVRIPVIGGHSESVNVEFARDFDLGEVRRLLEATEGVEVVDDPVNNRYPMPKDAHGKDAVLVGRLRRDESQPNTLNMWVVADNLRKGAATNAVQIAEYMLRQGLIK
- a CDS encoding lamin tail domain-containing protein, with translation MLLRLLYLLGLVLLTLPATAQLSESFADGDFSQNPAWAGDAAAFQVNTQQQLQSNGPAVTGSQIQLAAPQQAATGTTWEFWANLRLATSGGNLADVWLISEQADLKAANNRGYFVRLGGTPDEVALFRKDAGASPVYLINGQDGTLSSATNNLVRVRVTRSPGNVWTLERDLTGGRAFTGEGTATDATYQRSQYLGVLLTYSAANNRNFYFDDFRVTDATPPQVVSAAAVSATQVDVQFTEPLAAPLAAGSFRLGGGPVATAAQPDAADASLVHLSFGSNLPLGQNTLEVRNVADAFGNVAAGPLTAAFRFNGTLAAPGVNQLLITEIMADETPQVGLPASEYLELHNPSATNQLDLGGVRLLKPGSSSAAVFPAGAVLLPGEYAVVCASTRTAQFTGYGKVFGLANFPSLTNTGDQLLLRGRDGRTLFEVRYADTWYRDNRKKEGGWALELIDLGNPCGGAENWQASLDANGGTPGRANSVQAANPDRTPPQLIAAVAVTATRLRLTFAEKLDSTLASNSALYRLQPSGAVQSVAAVPFDFRTVELILGAPLAPNQPYTVQVQRATDCVGNAAGPLTSATIALPVPAAPGDVVINEVLFNPRSGGYDFVELLNRSNNYISLQGWRLARELPDGSLDAHNISPEPLVLAPGQLLVLSERPETVQAQYPNSHEATAFLPATSLPSLPDDAGVIVVLDAQNRIIDRLAYAETMHLPLLDSREGVSLERIRPAGPSAAANFHSAASSTGYATPGRRNSQYQAEPGGDKQFTLEPEVFTPDDDGQQDFTTLSYRLDAPGYVASVTVYDALGRLTRRLVRNETLPTSGFFRWDGLTDANRKAAVGYYVLHIELFQPANGMRREYKKTVVLGARL
- a CDS encoding SPW repeat domain-containing protein, with amino-acid sequence MKILSPSAHGVLDYIVSMFFIMAPLLFDLQHPYSTAFYTLGVGYLLVALLTDYPLGWMRVIPFPLHGAMELVSGLVFIALPFIFGFSDTEPAARNLFIGSGIAFVLSWLVTDWKAAHGHSRTGTLLTDAGEMRH
- a CDS encoding transporter, whose product is MYRIICLLAALAWCTSAHAQASGPASSPYDSARFHLFKPVPRNQLRELRPDRPGVTESPFTVDAGHLQVETDILRLINRRDDDKRERQWKAAYVTAKLGLWRRTDVQLEAPLYTVLKERMADEPTWRSNRGFGDLSVRLKHNFIGDDQEGPVAVAVVGFVRLPTGGAAGSGGVEGGVVLPVDWHIGQKWNLETQLIADVNYDRDAAEHFLRVMPSVAVDYEVNDKLSLLLEGVTKWDAQHSGWRSSINVAPIINFTDNLQFDFGGHFALNREMDREFFVGFTVRR
- a CDS encoding TonB-dependent receptor, which produces MKQLLLILVLLSTSLGATWAQTATLRGQVRAGGQPVPFATVALKGTTLGTTASETGTYTLKQVPAGTYQLVASAVGYKPAERTITVPPGAALEHNLLLAGVANELQDVVISGTLGEVVKSESPVPVEIFTPKFFQKNPSPSLFENLTLVNGVRPQLNCSVCATGDIHIHGLEGAYTMVLIDGMPIVSALSTVYGLSGIPNSMVERIEVVKGPASTLYGSEALGGLINVITKDPQKASRLSVDGFATSHGETNLDLGTTLRAGKATSLLTGNVFHFDQRRDVNRDGFTDIPTQKRASVFNKWSFARPENQVASLAGRYYYEDRFGGQLPWRNEFRGTDSIYGESIYTNRYELLGQYQLPVRGQKMMLSGSYNRHRQNSVYGTTLYKATQHVAFGQLTWTRALSIRHNLLLGAAYRYTWYDDNTPATEQATNNLVRNQPDVVQLPGVFAQDEWRLTEHATLLAGLRLDYNSRHGAILSPRVNYKWGTDDGSRVLRLGVGNGFRVVNLFTEDHAALTGARTVVVEEQLRPERSWNTTLNYTHQLRTATGSLTFDGSLFWTYFTNKITPDYDTDPNQIVYRNLRGFAVSRGASLNADLALGTQVKIMAGITALDVYRREQRTPDGPTEYIKQLHTPALSGTYAASYTAERWGLTIDYTGQVNGPMQLPVQPNDYRPSRSPWYSLQNLQATKRLGKGLEVYGGVKNLLNFLPRHVLLRSFDPFDKYVEQDNPNGYTFDTEYNYAPVQGRRVFLGMRYAL